A portion of the Podospora pseudoanserina strain CBS 124.78 chromosome 2, whole genome shotgun sequence genome contains these proteins:
- a CDS encoding hypothetical protein (COG:S; EggNog:ENOG503P9T8) — translation MQFSTLLVSALAAVATASPSLRRRQADCPEVDAVPACGLPCIYTAAADLGCPDNTDYACMCGQWDALRSNAAGCVISSCGLLNAMTVLNAVQAVCDACVA, via the exons atgcaATTCTCCACACTCCTCGTCTCTGCCCTCGCCGCTGTTGCCACCGCTAGCCCatccctccgccgccgccaggcTGACTGCCCCGAGGTCGACGCCGTCCCCGCCTGTGGT ctcccatgCATCTACACTGCCGCCGCTGACCTCGGCTGCCCCGACAACACCGACTACGCCTGCATGTGTGGCCAGTGGGACGCCCTCCGCTCCAACGCCGCCGGCTGCGTCATCTCCAGCTGCGGTCTCCTCAACGCCATGACTGTCCTCAACGCCGTCCAAGCTGTCTGCGATGCCTGTGTTGCTTAG